The proteins below are encoded in one region of Pseudoduganella armeniaca:
- a CDS encoding metallophosphoesterase family protein: MRIAAISDIHGNLPALDAVLADIARRGADVIVNLGDLLSGPLQPRETAARLMALDLPTVAGNHERQVLTHAPERMGAADRRADEHITPAQRAWLASLPATLRLGDDVLLVHGTPTSDLVGWLETVTPAGMRAATHSEALERAGNAAGSLLLCGHTHVPRALRLDDGRLLVNPGSVGLQAYQDADPYPHRMENGTPHARYAIAERTDAGWTVAHVAVAYDWDAAAALAERHGAPDWAHALRTGRMPG; the protein is encoded by the coding sequence ATGAGAATCGCGGCCATCTCCGACATCCATGGCAACCTGCCGGCGCTGGACGCCGTGTTGGCCGATATCGCCCGGCGTGGCGCCGACGTCATCGTCAACCTGGGCGACCTGCTGTCCGGTCCCCTGCAGCCGCGCGAGACGGCCGCGCGCCTGATGGCGCTGGACCTGCCCACGGTGGCCGGCAACCACGAGCGCCAAGTGCTGACGCACGCGCCGGAACGGATGGGCGCCGCCGACCGCCGCGCCGACGAACACATCACACCGGCCCAACGCGCCTGGCTGGCCAGCCTGCCCGCCACGTTGCGACTGGGCGACGACGTGCTGCTGGTGCATGGCACGCCCACCTCCGACCTGGTCGGCTGGCTGGAGACTGTCACGCCGGCCGGCATGCGCGCCGCGACCCATTCCGAAGCGCTGGAACGGGCCGGGAATGCCGCCGGCAGCCTGCTGCTGTGCGGGCACACGCACGTGCCGCGCGCGCTGCGGCTGGACGACGGCCGCCTGCTCGTCAATCCCGGCAGCGTGGGCCTGCAGGCCTACCAGGACGCCGACCCTTATCCGCACCGGATGGAAAACGGCACGCCGCACGCGCGGTATGCCATCGCGGAGCGGACCGATGCCGGCTGGACAGTCGCCCACGTGGCGGTGGCGTACGACTGGGATGCCGCCGCCGCGCTGGCCGAACGGCACGGCGCGCCCGACTGGGCCCATGCCCTGCGCACGGGGCGCATGCCGGGCTAG